GACGGATAAACACCGCATCAAACTCACCATCGGCCGCGTTGCGCGCATCCGCCATTTGTGCCGACGTCAGATAGCCAGGCATGGCCAACCGTTCCTCGCTGGAGCAGAGCGCCATCGGCTCGCTGGACCACCCGCGCCACCAACGATCGAAGATGCGGTTTTCGCTCTGCTGGCTGGCGACCATCAAAGCCGCGAGCGCGCGCAGGTGCGGGTCTTGTGCGCGCTGCTTGCCTAGCTTTGCAAGCTCAATGCCTTGCTCGTGATGCGTCACCATATGGCGGATATAACGCTGATCACCGGCGACATCGCGGCTGAGGGTTGGCAGCGGCCAACCCAACCCATCGATCACGGAAACAAGGCCGAACGTTGCGAGCACGAGAAGTGCTCCCGCTGCCCACCGTTTGGCAAAGCGCACCGCGGATGTTGGCGGCGCACGTCTTAGCGGCCAACGCAGCCAGGCGAACAAGGGATAGATCAAAGCGGACGAGAGATGAACGAGAAAGCCGATCCAGTAGGGTTGCTGCAAAGTGAAGATCGGCTGGAAGAACGGAAATAGCGGCACCAGCCCAAACCACTCGGTTGCCGAGGTAAAGACAGCCCACGGAATGGCCAGCCAGAAAAGAGTGCGGGGCGCGAGACGGCTCGTCCAGCGCCCAAACAGACCGAAGAAGACAAGCGCCCAGGAAAAGTCCGCCCATTGAGCAGCGACGGTCATCCAGTCAACCGCCGCGTCCCGTCCTAACTGTGACGCCGCAAGCTGACCGATGAGCGTCGAGAATGTGCTACTGACGAGCCCGAGCTGAGCGGCCGCCAGCCAGCGTGACTTCAGCTCTTTCGCGGCACCCTCCCCCATCAGCCGAACGGCTTCATTACGACCTTGATGCAGCCATCCTGTTTGGCGCGGAACGTCTTGTAGAGATCGGGCCCTTCCTCAAGCGTCGCTCGATGGGTGATAACGAAGCTTGGATCGATCTCGCCTTTTTCGATGCGTTGCAAAAGCTTGGGCAGGTAATGCTGAACAGGGGTCTGGGCCATGCGGAAGGTTAGTCCGCGATTGATGGCACTGCCCATCGGGATGTTGTCGAGCAAGCCGCCATAGACGCCGACAATCGAGACAGTACCGAAGTTGCGGCAGCATTGGATGGCCTGCCGCAAAACATGCGGGCGATCGGTTCCCATGAAGGTCGCGACCTTGATGCGATCGATCACAGAATCCTTGCTTGCCATGGTCTCGGGCTCGGTGCCGACCGCATCGATGCATGCATCGGCGCCGCGCCCTTGCGTGAGTTGCTGGATGCGCTCGTAGACATCCTCTTTCATGAAATCCAGCATGATGGCGCCCGTTGCATGGCGAGCGACAGCCGCTCGGGCACCGTGTCGATGGCGATCACGCGTTCGGCGCCGAGCAGAAATGCGCTCTTGATGGCAAACTGGCCGACTGGTCCGCAGCCCCAGACGGCGACTGTCTCGCCGCCTTTGAGGTTGCAAAATTCCGCGGCCATATAGCCGGTCGGGAAAATATCCGAGAGAAACAAGACCTGTTCGTCCGTGAGACCCTCGGGGATCTTATAGGGGCCGACATCGGCGTAAGGCACACGCATATATTCGGCCTGACCGCCGGCAAAGCCGCCCAGCATGTGCGAATAGCCGAACAGGCCGGCGGGCGAATGTCCCCACATCTTATCGGCCTGCTTGGCGTTGGGATTAGACCGTTCGCAGCCGGAGTAGAAGCCGTTCTTGCAGAAAAAGCATTCGCCACAGGCAATGGTGAAGGGCACGACCACCCGGTCGCCCACCTTGAGCTTGCTGTTGTCCTTGCCGACCTCGACCACCACACCCATAG
The genomic region above belongs to Bradyrhizobium arachidis and contains:
- a CDS encoding DUF305 domain-containing protein, with protein sequence MGEGAAKELKSRWLAAAQLGLVSSTFSTLIGQLAASQLGRDAAVDWMTVAAQWADFSWALVFFGLFGRWTSRLAPRTLFWLAIPWAVFTSATEWFGLVPLFPFFQPIFTLQQPYWIGFLVHLSSALIYPLFAWLRWPLRRAPPTSAVRFAKRWAAGALLVLATFGLVSVIDGLGWPLPTLSRDVAGDQRYIRHMVTHHEQGIELAKLGKQRAQDPHLRALAALMVASQQSENRIFDRWWRGWSSEPMALCSSEERLAMPGYLTSAQMADARNAADGEFDAVFIRLMSLHHAGAVQMADNQWHSSGDPRLRLMAHAIRHEQQGEIALMNNVTGIEAVRQATRNMLANNL